From Methylomonas sp. EFPC3, a single genomic window includes:
- a CDS encoding alkaline phosphatase D family protein: MTITLGPIIGHTTHTSAKIWIRGAKGPNHNSREFCYGAFDLYEGAKLVASQFCFLKDYYDFTGVAQFDQLRPNTTYRVECGVVYKRDADAPPTGTPVTGPVVTGAKKAVATFKTDRGSNDTRLEFVFGSCRYLYWDNLFQNDAEKGDKTFRSIANLHQRRPLDFFLAVGDQVYADPLNKLYEYKNFDALCEIYRKSFQLPHIANLMRSVPTYMILDDHEIRNDWSKDQMRSEADSGFYAMRMRAYASYQHLHNPDTPNGQFWYSFAKGPFAFFVMDTRTLRINDANAVGGKTLLGREQLNAFFDWLHQNRNAPVKFVVSSVPFFPDPKPNKGGDDKWAGFNDERSMILEFIRVEGISDVVFLSGDVHNSSFARMRCYQDPAFLTTSLVSSPFYWPYPHESASDFYGGRTLEFMQWTDGNRRSRDRIEYRYEGEGFIGDEAFMAVSVDIGKGKPWCSAEIFDRKGNPFPAYPRPFFF; encoded by the coding sequence ATGACCATCACCCTCGGCCCCATCATCGGCCACACCACCCACACCTCCGCCAAGATCTGGATACGCGGCGCGAAAGGTCCCAACCATAACAGCCGGGAGTTTTGTTATGGCGCGTTCGATTTATACGAGGGCGCCAAGCTGGTCGCGTCGCAGTTTTGCTTTTTGAAGGACTATTACGACTTCACCGGCGTCGCCCAATTCGATCAGCTCAGGCCCAATACAACCTATCGGGTGGAATGCGGGGTAGTGTACAAGCGCGATGCCGATGCGCCGCCGACTGGAACGCCGGTTACCGGCCCGGTCGTTACCGGCGCGAAGAAAGCGGTAGCAACATTCAAGACCGATCGCGGCAGCAACGATACCCGGCTGGAGTTCGTGTTCGGCTCCTGTCGTTATCTGTATTGGGACAATCTGTTTCAAAACGATGCCGAGAAAGGCGACAAGACTTTTCGCTCGATCGCCAACCTGCATCAGCGGCGGCCGCTGGATTTCTTTCTAGCGGTCGGCGACCAGGTGTATGCCGATCCGCTGAACAAGCTGTACGAATACAAAAACTTCGACGCCTTGTGCGAGATTTACCGCAAGTCGTTTCAATTGCCGCATATTGCCAATTTGATGCGTAGCGTGCCGACTTACATGATTCTGGACGACCACGAGATTCGCAACGATTGGTCCAAGGACCAGATGCGCAGCGAGGCCGATAGCGGGTTTTATGCGATGCGGATGCGGGCTTACGCCTCCTACCAGCACCTGCATAACCCGGATACGCCGAACGGCCAGTTTTGGTACAGCTTCGCGAAAGGGCCGTTCGCGTTTTTTGTGATGGATACCCGTACCTTACGCATCAACGATGCCAATGCGGTGGGCGGTAAAACCCTACTGGGCCGCGAGCAACTGAATGCCTTTTTCGACTGGCTGCACCAGAACCGCAACGCGCCGGTCAAATTCGTCGTGTCCAGCGTGCCGTTTTTTCCGGACCCGAAACCCAACAAGGGCGGCGACGATAAATGGGCCGGCTTTAACGACGAGCGCAGCATGATTCTGGAATTCATCCGCGTAGAAGGCATCAGCGACGTGGTGTTTCTGTCCGGCGACGTGCATAACTCCAGCTTTGCCCGGATGCGCTGTTACCAGGACCCTGCGTTTTTAACGACCTCGCTGGTGTCGTCGCCGTTTTACTGGCCGTATCCGCACGAAAGCGCCAGCGATTTTTACGGCGGCCGCACCTTGGAGTTCATGCAATGGACCGACGGCAACCGCCGCAGTCGCGACCGCATCGAATACCGTTACGAAGGCGAAGGCTTTATCGGCGACGAAGCGTTTATGGCCGTGTCGGTGGACATCGGCAAAGGCAAGCCGTGGTGTAGTGCGGAGATTTTCGACCGCAAAGGCAACCCGTTTCCGGCTTATCCGCGGCCGTTCTTCTTTTGA
- a CDS encoding alpha/beta hydrolase: MILISSRLDFTNSDALLPEGHIIKEIDITKDTTIREISIDTLLNELKDKNVCMLVHGYNNEHEEVRDAYQIIENNIFRNQDFKYDLIIGYSWPGGDRALEWWSAKSRANAVARRFRLLLELISKNTTVDVISHSLGARVCLKALKEASTILIRNYYCMAGAVDNESIEIDEEFNLSLSSLERLFIMHSAKDEVLASAYRLAEFDNALGLFGPEDKEQVETQLLNVFVANCKRVVTHHGGYKRSPAVFDYIATGQTQNPSRFITL, from the coding sequence ATGATATTAATTAGCTCACGCCTAGACTTCACAAATTCCGACGCTTTGCTACCGGAAGGGCACATTATTAAAGAAATAGACATCACAAAAGATACAACAATACGCGAAATTTCTATTGACACCTTACTAAATGAACTGAAAGACAAAAACGTTTGCATGCTTGTCCATGGATATAATAACGAACATGAAGAAGTAAGAGACGCTTATCAAATTATTGAAAACAACATTTTCAGAAACCAAGATTTTAAATACGATTTAATAATAGGCTATAGCTGGCCAGGCGGCGACAGAGCATTAGAATGGTGGAGTGCAAAATCACGAGCGAATGCAGTAGCCAGGAGATTTAGATTATTATTAGAATTAATTTCAAAGAACACAACAGTTGATGTCATTTCTCACAGCCTTGGCGCCAGAGTTTGCTTAAAAGCACTAAAAGAAGCATCCACGATATTGATTAGAAATTATTATTGTATGGCTGGCGCAGTTGATAATGAATCCATAGAGATAGATGAAGAATTTAACTTATCTCTTTCAAGTTTGGAACGGCTTTTTATAATGCACTCTGCTAAAGATGAAGTACTAGCATCCGCATACCGACTGGCCGAATTCGATAACGCATTAGGATTATTTGGCCCAGAAGATAAAGAACAGGTAGAAACACAACTACTCAATGTTTTTGTAGCCAACTGTAAAAGAGTTGTAACTCATCATGGTGGCTACAAACGAAGCCCTGCGGTGTTCGACTACATCGCGACCGGACAAACTCAAAACCCAAGCCGTTTTATTACACTGTGA
- a CDS encoding response regulator transcription factor encodes MNILLIDDHFCAREGVACLLKQIYPDVQVFEAENFAAGLAIAREQALNLVLLDLQLPDRNGLEGLAELKQEFPDLCVVMFSGVEDRELVFQALKSGAMGFVVKTVSRQAFVEALRDVLSGKVYLPATMAGKASSQATGAEAEAGIRPVSNPANLGLTPREFEILRWIACGYTNKSIANKLHIQEQTVRNHLRPIFQKFGVSRRTELLVKLFEQGIVFGLPGAAP; translated from the coding sequence GTGAATATTTTGTTAATAGACGATCACTTCTGCGCCCGTGAGGGCGTGGCGTGTTTGTTGAAACAGATTTACCCGGATGTGCAGGTATTCGAGGCGGAGAACTTTGCGGCCGGCTTGGCGATTGCCCGCGAGCAGGCGTTGAATTTGGTGCTACTGGATTTGCAGTTGCCGGATCGCAATGGTCTGGAGGGCTTGGCCGAACTAAAACAAGAATTTCCGGATTTATGCGTCGTGATGTTTTCCGGCGTGGAGGACAGGGAATTGGTGTTTCAGGCTTTGAAATCCGGGGCGATGGGTTTTGTCGTGAAAACTGTTTCGCGGCAGGCTTTTGTCGAGGCCTTACGCGACGTATTGTCCGGCAAGGTGTATTTGCCGGCGACGATGGCCGGTAAAGCTTCGTCACAGGCAACAGGCGCGGAGGCGGAAGCCGGTATTCGGCCGGTCAGCAACCCAGCCAACTTGGGCTTGACGCCGCGCGAGTTTGAAATTTTGCGTTGGATCGCTTGCGGGTACACCAACAAGTCGATCGCCAACAAATTGCATATCCAGGAACAGACGGTCAGGAACCACCTGCGGCCGATTTTTCAGAAATTCGGCGTGTCGCGGCGCACCGAGTTATTGGTGAAATTATTCGAGCAGGGGATTGTGTTTGGTTTGCCGGGGGCGGCACCTTGA
- a CDS encoding PIN domain-containing protein translates to MIFDTNILIYADRGVVSAKQLILDTQQRSISAVTYMEYVPFCRNKKELAIFENMLQALQFNIHEVDHGISYHARQLVRQFALSHSMEMGDALIAATAMARKELLCSSNVKHFSQIKGLMLDHYQPD, encoded by the coding sequence GTGATCTTTGATACCAATATTTTGATCTATGCCGACCGTGGCGTCGTCTCAGCCAAACAGTTGATTCTTGATACTCAGCAACGGTCCATTTCCGCAGTCACCTACATGGAGTATGTGCCGTTTTGTCGAAACAAAAAGGAATTGGCGATCTTCGAAAATATGCTGCAAGCCCTACAATTCAACATTCATGAAGTCGATCATGGGATTTCGTATCACGCCAGACAACTGGTTCGCCAATTTGCGCTGAGTCACAGTATGGAAATGGGCGACGCCTTGATTGCTGCTACCGCTATGGCGCGCAAGGAGCTGTTATGCAGCAGCAACGTCAAACACTTTTCCCAGATCAAGGGTCTGATGCTTGATCATTACCAACCCGATTAA
- a CDS encoding hybrid sensor histidine kinase/response regulator, whose product MLSSRPFVAHFSVKSFLGPPAAPASISFNLKELCAALTPRRLFAIPQFDADTEQEFWRERYRVLLSPLKWALALGACAFLAYILLDLHTGTASKANACMRLPIVLLLFGLFHYLQQCPNAADKINGVAKLSAGLSAIQLIAVLLIEDNPRYYQETWPALLPMYFFSYGQMFMSLRATIGFGWSTTLAMPLAGYWLGLSIVDLIPSILNLCIVNLFGVCTRCQLEAYARNSFREKRKVEIIAERKSCFLRQLSHNLRQPLQALNCYASVLETACAEPAGQHLQAIAGRMGFAIDELSRAINHILDIGNLENGTQRPLLTHVDINLLLAGLENQFAPQAAKRDLKLIVHLRQSPPFNVYSDPSILSQIIGNLLDNAIKYTQSGWIVVSAVKIGPDRLKLHVRDSGPGIAAEVQGEIFKEFVRGRRRTSDQTVPGLGIGLAYVATAIQHLPEHRLELCSRPQHGSDFRIELPIVHSAEAAGNSPTQTGDLAGRYILAVDDDAEMLAALSCQLRAWGCDVQTATTLAETRLALADNLLVPDLLITDFYLGNQETAHDIVAAVHADCGPLPILVLSAAGISDQDKAKWPANTGLLRKPARSDVLMGMMVKALELEKNNSPTTVTRY is encoded by the coding sequence ATGCTCAGTTCCAGGCCGTTCGTCGCACATTTTTCAGTAAAATCCTTTCTCGGGCCGCCGGCCGCACCGGCCTCTATTTCCTTTAATCTCAAAGAATTGTGTGCCGCGCTTACACCCCGCCGGCTATTTGCCATTCCGCAATTCGATGCCGACACCGAACAGGAATTTTGGCGCGAACGTTACCGGGTACTGCTGTCCCCGCTGAAATGGGCGCTGGCCCTGGGCGCTTGCGCTTTTCTAGCCTATATCCTGCTCGATCTACACACCGGAACTGCCTCTAAAGCCAACGCGTGTATGCGCCTGCCGATCGTGCTGCTGCTATTCGGTCTGTTCCACTATTTGCAACAGTGTCCAAACGCAGCAGACAAAATCAACGGTGTCGCCAAACTGAGCGCCGGCTTGTCTGCAATCCAGCTGATCGCCGTGCTGTTGATCGAGGACAACCCGCGCTACTACCAGGAAACCTGGCCGGCGCTGCTGCCGATGTATTTTTTCAGTTACGGCCAGATGTTCATGTCGTTGCGGGCGACGATAGGTTTTGGCTGGAGCACGACGTTGGCGATGCCGCTGGCCGGCTACTGGCTGGGTTTGAGCATCGTCGATTTGATTCCGTCGATATTAAACCTGTGTATCGTCAACCTGTTCGGCGTCTGCACCCGCTGCCAACTGGAAGCTTACGCCCGCAATTCGTTTCGGGAAAAACGCAAAGTCGAAATCATCGCCGAACGCAAAAGCTGCTTCCTGCGCCAGCTCAGCCACAACCTGCGGCAACCCTTGCAGGCCTTGAACTGTTACGCATCGGTCCTGGAAACGGCCTGCGCCGAACCGGCCGGCCAGCACTTGCAAGCAATCGCCGGTCGCATGGGCTTTGCCATCGACGAACTCAGCCGGGCCATCAACCACATCCTGGACATCGGCAACCTGGAGAACGGCACTCAGCGGCCATTGTTGACTCACGTCGACATCAACCTGCTGCTGGCCGGGCTGGAAAATCAATTCGCCCCGCAAGCCGCCAAGCGCGATCTGAAATTGATCGTGCATCTGCGGCAAAGCCCGCCGTTCAATGTCTACAGCGATCCCAGCATTTTGAGCCAAATCATCGGCAACCTGCTGGATAACGCCATCAAATACACCCAAAGCGGCTGGATCGTCGTGTCAGCAGTCAAAATCGGCCCGGACCGGTTAAAGCTGCACGTTCGCGACAGCGGGCCCGGCATCGCCGCTGAGGTGCAAGGCGAGATTTTCAAGGAATTCGTCCGCGGCCGGCGCCGCACGTCAGACCAGACGGTTCCCGGTTTAGGCATCGGCCTGGCCTACGTCGCCACCGCCATTCAACACCTACCCGAACATCGGCTGGAATTGTGTTCCCGCCCCCAACACGGTAGCGATTTTCGCATCGAACTACCGATCGTCCACTCCGCCGAAGCCGCAGGCAATTCGCCGACGCAAACCGGGGACTTGGCCGGCCGATATATTTTAGCGGTGGACGACGACGCCGAAATGCTGGCAGCGCTGAGCTGCCAACTCCGGGCTTGGGGCTGCGACGTGCAAACCGCCACGACGCTGGCCGAAACCCGACTGGCATTGGCCGACAATCTTTTGGTTCCGGATCTATTGATTACCGACTTTTACCTTGGCAACCAAGAAACCGCCCACGACATCGTCGCCGCGGTCCACGCCGACTGCGGCCCGCTACCGATTCTGGTGCTATCCGCGGCCGGTATCAGCGATCAGGACAAAGCCAAATGGCCGGCCAACACTGGTCTGCTGCGCAAACCTGCAAGGTCGGACGTGTTGATGGGGATGATGGTTAAGGCGCTGGAGCTAGAAAAAAATAATTCGCCAACTACAGTGACGAGATATTAA
- a CDS encoding ABC transporter ATP-binding protein gives MITVDDLIFEYPGLRALDRASFSVPQGRITALVGPNGAGKTTLLRCMAALEQPVSGSIEIGGIDVLEQPRACHRIIGYLSDFFGLFQRLTVRQCLHYVARAQGIAAADCVAAIADVAKGLQIEERLDQYPGALSRGLRQRVAIAQAIIHKPAVVLLDEPASGLDPEARHQLAELFLQLQRQGMTLMVSSHILAELEAYSTDMLVLRQGRIVEHAVINAQALRKPFRLVLAGAYPQLAETLQKLQGVELVRTDQDRMAIVNLENDGGRQHQVLKALLDAGLPVCEFGPATVNLQDAYLQTLHKQP, from the coding sequence ATGATTACAGTCGATGATCTGATTTTCGAATATCCCGGCCTGCGCGCGTTGGACCGGGCGAGTTTTAGCGTCCCGCAAGGCCGCATCACAGCTTTGGTCGGCCCGAACGGCGCCGGCAAGACCACCTTACTGCGCTGCATGGCGGCGTTGGAGCAACCCGTCAGCGGCAGCATTGAAATCGGCGGGATCGACGTACTGGAACAACCGCGCGCTTGCCACCGCATCATCGGCTACTTGTCAGACTTTTTCGGGCTTTTCCAACGCCTGACTGTGCGCCAATGTCTGCACTACGTGGCCCGCGCCCAGGGCATCGCCGCAGCCGATTGCGTTGCAGCAATCGCCGATGTGGCGAAGGGCCTACAAATCGAAGAACGGCTAGACCAGTACCCCGGCGCATTGTCGCGCGGTCTGCGGCAGCGGGTTGCAATCGCCCAGGCCATCATCCACAAACCCGCCGTGGTACTGTTGGATGAACCGGCCTCCGGCTTGGACCCGGAAGCCCGCCACCAGTTGGCCGAACTGTTTCTGCAGTTGCAGCGCCAGGGCATGACCTTGATGGTGTCGTCGCATATCCTGGCAGAACTGGAGGCGTACAGCACCGACATGTTGGTGCTACGCCAGGGCCGCATCGTCGAGCATGCCGTGATCAACGCGCAGGCGCTACGCAAACCGTTCCGCCTGGTATTAGCTGGCGCATACCCGCAATTGGCCGAGACCCTGCAAAAACTGCAGGGAGTGGAGCTGGTGCGCACCGATCAGGACCGTATGGCGATCGTCAATCTGGAAAACGACGGCGGCCGCCAACATCAGGTGCTGAAAGCATTGCTCGATGCCGGCCTGCCGGTGTGCGAATTCGGCCCTGCTACGGTCAATCTGCAAGACGCCTATCTGCAAACCCTGCATAAACAGCCATGA
- a CDS encoding isocitrate/isopropylmalate family dehydrogenase produces MHNVTLIKGDGIGPSIMEAAVAVINASGAKIHWHEADAGMSAYERTGTPLPDATMESIAQTRVAFKGPLTTMVGEGFRSINVELRKQYDLYANVRPAKSWNGVKTRYDDVDIVIVRENTEGLYVGLEHYLTPAKDIAESLAVVTKAGSERIVDYAFKYAIDNGRKKVTVCHKANILKYTQGLFLKTAREVAAKYPDIEFEEKIVDAACMHMVMKPEQFDVVVTTNMFGDILSDLTAGLVGGLGLIPGANIGEDAALFEAVHGSAPDIAGKNIANPTAVMMAGVMMLNHLGEHEAATRMLNAIQKVVNAGVYVTPDLNPASQYGTKEMGQAIVDAME; encoded by the coding sequence ATGCACAACGTCACGTTGATCAAAGGTGATGGTATCGGTCCTTCGATTATGGAAGCCGCAGTCGCGGTGATTAACGCCTCCGGTGCGAAAATCCACTGGCACGAAGCAGACGCCGGCATGTCGGCTTATGAGCGGACCGGTACGCCATTGCCCGATGCGACGATGGAATCGATCGCCCAGACCCGGGTGGCGTTCAAAGGGCCGCTAACCACGATGGTTGGCGAGGGCTTCAGAAGTATCAACGTGGAACTGCGCAAGCAATACGACCTTTACGCCAACGTGCGTCCGGCCAAAAGCTGGAACGGCGTTAAAACCCGTTACGACGATGTCGACATCGTCATCGTCCGCGAAAACACCGAAGGTTTGTACGTCGGTCTGGAACACTATTTAACCCCGGCCAAGGATATTGCCGAAAGCTTGGCGGTTGTGACCAAGGCCGGTTCCGAGCGCATCGTCGATTATGCCTTCAAATACGCGATCGACAACGGTCGTAAAAAAGTCACGGTTTGCCATAAGGCCAATATCCTGAAATACACTCAGGGCCTGTTCCTGAAAACCGCTCGCGAAGTCGCCGCCAAATATCCGGATATCGAATTCGAAGAGAAAATCGTCGATGCCGCCTGTATGCACATGGTTATGAAGCCGGAGCAATTCGACGTGGTCGTGACCACCAATATGTTCGGTGACATCCTGTCCGATTTGACCGCCGGTTTGGTGGGTGGCTTGGGGCTGATTCCCGGCGCCAACATCGGTGAGGACGCGGCCTTGTTCGAAGCGGTGCACGGCAGCGCACCGGACATCGCCGGTAAAAACATCGCCAATCCAACCGCGGTGATGATGGCCGGCGTGATGATGTTGAATCACTTGGGCGAACATGAAGCGGCAACTCGGATGCTGAATGCGATCCAGAAGGTGGTCAACGCAGGCGTTTATGTGACGCCGGATTTGAATCCGGCCAGCCAATACGGCACTAAAGAAATGGGGCAGGCCATCGTCGATGCGATGGAGTGA
- a CDS encoding Uma2 family endonuclease produces MSAQPRFEQALISIEDYLAGELASDTKHQYLDGQVYAMSGASLNHERIAGNVFAELRNYLRDKPCEAFGSNVKIKTDRHVFYPDAMVVCDQNYTSEYYTEAPLLVVEVLSKSTRRLDETIKRRVYQSIPSLQEYVLIEQDIVDVEVCRRSEGWVSNHYFLGDDVPFESVGLILGVADIYARVDNEDMRTFIAEQALAQANAEANASQA; encoded by the coding sequence ATGAGTGCGCAACCAAGATTCGAGCAAGCCTTGATTTCGATCGAAGATTACTTGGCGGGTGAACTGGCAAGCGATACCAAGCACCAGTATTTGGACGGTCAGGTCTATGCGATGTCCGGAGCTAGCTTAAACCACGAGCGAATTGCCGGTAATGTGTTTGCCGAATTGCGAAATTACTTGCGGGACAAACCGTGCGAAGCCTTTGGCTCCAACGTCAAGATTAAAACCGATAGACACGTGTTTTATCCGGATGCGATGGTGGTATGCGATCAAAATTATACCAGCGAGTACTATACCGAAGCCCCGCTACTGGTCGTCGAGGTCCTGTCTAAATCCACCCGCCGCCTCGACGAAACTATCAAACGCCGTGTCTACCAAAGCATTCCGAGCTTGCAGGAATACGTGCTGATCGAACAAGACATCGTCGATGTCGAAGTCTGTCGCCGTAGTGAGGGTTGGGTTTCCAATCACTATTTTCTCGGCGACGACGTGCCTTTCGAATCAGTCGGATTGATTCTCGGCGTCGCCGACATTTATGCTCGCGTCGACAACGAAGACATGCGGACCTTCATCGCCGAGCAAGCGCTGGCTCAAGCTAATGCCGAAGCCAACGCATCCCAAGCCTAA
- the acnB gene encoding bifunctional aconitate hydratase 2/2-methylisocitrate dehydratase has translation MLEQYRKHVAERAAEGIVPKPLDAEQVAALVELLKNPPAGEEAFLVDLLENRIPAGVDEAAYVKAGFLTAIAKGEASSPLITAEKATELLGTMLGGYNVAPLIDLLEHTALAPIAAKSLSQILLIFDAFHDVQEKAAAGNVYAKQVLQSWADAEWFTSRPEVPQKLTVTVFKVTGETNTDDLSPAPDAWSRPDIPLHAKAMLKMPRDGITNAEQQITELKAKGFPVAYVGDVVGTGSSRKSATNSVLWFMGDDIPYIPNKRAGGVCIGGKIAPIFFNTMEDSGALPIECDVTGMAMGDVIDIYPYQGVVKRHGTDDVVCEFKLKTDVILDEVRAGGRIPLIIGRGLTDKARQALGLPASAVFRRLGAAADTGKGYTLAQKIVGKACGVAGVRPGSYCEPKMTTVGSQDTTGPMTRDELKDLACLGFSADLVMQSFCHTAAYPKPVDVQMQHTLPDFIMTRGGVSLRPGDGVIHSWLNRMLLPDTVGTGGDSHTRFPIGISFPAGSGLVAFAAATGVMPLDMPESVLVRFKGSMQPGITLRDLVNAIPYAAIQRGLLTVAKQGKKNVFSGRILEIEGLPDLKVEQAFEISDASAERSAGGCTIKLNEAPIREYLNSNITLLKWMIAEGYGDARTIQRRIKTMQDWLDKPVLMEADKDAEYAEIIEIDLGQITEPLLACPNDPDDIKPLSAVAGTKIDEVFIGSCMTNIGHFRAAGKLLEKAAALPTRLWVAPPTKMDQNQLVEEGYYGTFGKVGARTEMPGCSLCMGNQARVADGATVVSTSTRNFPNRLGNNTNVFLSSAELAAVCSLLGKIPSAAEYMQYAATIEKSSADTYRYLNFDQIDSYQDKAKQVAL, from the coding sequence ATGCTAGAACAATACCGAAAACACGTCGCCGAACGCGCCGCCGAGGGCATCGTTCCGAAACCGCTGGACGCCGAGCAAGTCGCGGCGCTGGTCGAACTGTTGAAAAATCCGCCTGCCGGAGAAGAAGCCTTTTTGGTCGATTTGCTGGAAAACCGAATTCCGGCCGGCGTCGATGAAGCGGCTTATGTCAAGGCCGGCTTTTTGACTGCGATCGCCAAAGGCGAAGCGTCGTCCCCGCTGATTACCGCGGAAAAAGCCACCGAATTGCTGGGCACCATGCTCGGCGGATACAACGTCGCACCGCTGATCGACTTGCTTGAACACACCGCGCTGGCGCCGATTGCCGCCAAATCCTTGTCGCAAATTTTGCTGATTTTCGACGCCTTCCACGATGTCCAGGAAAAAGCGGCAGCCGGCAATGTCTACGCCAAACAGGTACTGCAATCTTGGGCCGACGCCGAATGGTTTACCAGCCGGCCGGAAGTTCCGCAGAAATTGACCGTCACTGTGTTCAAAGTCACCGGCGAAACCAACACCGACGATCTGTCACCGGCGCCGGACGCCTGGTCGCGGCCGGATATTCCGTTGCACGCCAAAGCGATGCTGAAAATGCCGCGCGATGGCATCACCAATGCCGAGCAGCAAATTACCGAACTGAAAGCCAAGGGTTTTCCGGTGGCTTATGTCGGCGACGTGGTCGGTACCGGCTCTTCGCGCAAATCGGCCACCAACTCGGTGTTGTGGTTCATGGGCGACGATATTCCCTACATTCCCAATAAACGCGCCGGCGGCGTCTGCATCGGCGGCAAGATTGCGCCGATTTTCTTCAATACCATGGAAGATTCCGGCGCGTTGCCGATCGAATGCGATGTGACCGGCATGGCGATGGGCGACGTGATCGATATTTATCCCTATCAGGGCGTCGTCAAACGCCACGGTACCGATGACGTGGTGTGCGAATTTAAACTCAAAACCGACGTGATTCTCGACGAAGTCCGCGCCGGCGGCCGGATTCCGTTGATTATCGGCCGCGGTTTGACCGATAAAGCCAGACAGGCTTTGGGCTTGCCGGCTTCAGCGGTATTCCGCCGCTTGGGCGCCGCGGCCGATACCGGCAAAGGCTATACGCTGGCGCAAAAAATTGTCGGCAAAGCGTGCGGCGTGGCCGGTGTGAGGCCGGGCAGCTACTGCGAACCGAAAATGACCACGGTCGGCTCGCAGGACACCACCGGACCGATGACCCGCGACGAATTGAAAGACCTGGCTTGCCTGGGCTTCTCGGCCGATCTGGTGATGCAGTCTTTCTGCCACACCGCCGCTTACCCAAAGCCGGTCGATGTGCAAATGCAGCATACCTTGCCGGACTTCATCATGACGCGCGGTGGTGTAAGCTTACGTCCCGGCGACGGCGTGATTCACTCCTGGTTGAACCGCATGCTGTTGCCGGACACCGTGGGCACCGGTGGCGACTCGCATACCCGTTTTCCGATCGGTATCTCGTTCCCGGCCGGTTCCGGCTTGGTGGCATTTGCCGCCGCCACTGGCGTGATGCCGCTGGATATGCCGGAATCAGTGTTGGTGCGTTTTAAGGGCTCTATGCAGCCCGGCATTACCTTGCGCGACTTGGTTAACGCGATCCCGTACGCGGCGATCCAGCGCGGCTTGTTGACCGTCGCCAAACAAGGTAAAAAGAACGTGTTCTCCGGCCGGATTCTGGAAATTGAAGGTTTGCCGGATTTGAAAGTCGAGCAAGCCTTCGAAATTTCCGATGCCTCGGCCGAGCGTTCGGCAGGAGGTTGCACCATCAAACTCAACGAAGCGCCGATCCGTGAATATCTGAACTCCAACATCACCTTGTTGAAATGGATGATTGCCGAAGGTTACGGCGACGCCCGGACCATCCAACGCCGGATCAAAACCATGCAGGACTGGCTGGATAAGCCGGTATTGATGGAAGCGGACAAGGACGCCGAATATGCTGAAATCATCGAAATCGACTTGGGCCAAATCACCGAGCCCTTATTGGCTTGCCCGAACGATCCAGACGACATCAAGCCGTTGTCGGCAGTGGCCGGCACCAAGATCGATGAGGTCTTTATCGGTTCCTGCATGACCAACATCGGCCATTTCCGCGCCGCCGGCAAGTTGTTGGAAAAAGCCGCCGCCCTGCCGACCCGATTATGGGTGGCGCCGCCAACCAAAATGGATCAAAACCAATTGGTGGAAGAGGGCTATTACGGCACGTTCGGCAAGGTGGGTGCCCGTACTGAGATGCCCGGCTGTTCGCTGTGCATGGGTAACCAGGCGCGGGTGGCGGACGGGGCGACCGTGGTGTCGACCTCGACGCGAAACTTCCCCAACCGTTTGGGCAATAACACCAACGTGTTTCTGTCTTCGGCTGAACTGGCGGCGGTCTGTTCGTTGCTGGGAAAAATTCCGAGCGCGGCAGAGTATATGCAGTATGCGGCGACAATCGAAAAATCCAGTGCCGATACCTACCGCTACCTGAATTTCGATCAGATCGACAGTTACCAGGATAAAGCCAAGCAAGTTGCTTTATAG